A genomic stretch from Orcinus orca chromosome 14, mOrcOrc1.1, whole genome shotgun sequence includes:
- the DDIT4 gene encoding DNA damage-inducible transcript 4 protein, whose product MPSLWDRFSSSSSSSSLSRSPTPDQPPRSAWGSAAREEALGRCASLESSDCESLDSSNSGFGPEEDSSYLDGVSLPDFELLSDPEDEHLCANLMQLLQESLAQARLGSRRPARLLMPSQLVSQVGKELLRLAYSEPCGLRGALLDVCVEQGKSCHSVGQLALDPSLVPTFQLTLVLRLDSRLWPKIQGLFSSANSPFVPGFSQSLTLSTGFRVIKKKLYSSEQLLIEEC is encoded by the exons ATGCCTAGCCTTTGGGATCGCTTCTCGTCGTCCTCTTCGTCCTCGTCCTTGTCCCGAAGTCCCACCCCAGATCAGCCGCCACGCTCAGCCTGGGGGTCGGCGGCCCGAGAAGAGGCACTCGGCCGCTGCGCGAGCCTGGAGAGCTCGGACTGCGAGTCCCTGGACAGCAGCAACAGTGGCTTTGGGCCGGAGGAAG ACTCTTCTTACCTGGATGGGGTGTCCCTGCCCGACTTCGAGCTGCTCAGCGATCCCGAGGATGAGCACCTGTGTGCCAACCTGATGCAGCTGCTGCAGGAGAGCCTGGCCCAGGCACGGCTGGGCTCGCGGCGCCCTGCACGCCTGCTGATGCCCAGCCAGCTGGTGAGCCAGGTGGGCAAAGAACTACTGCGCCTGGCCTACAGCGAGCCGTGCGGGCTGCGGGGGGCGCTGCTAGACGTCTGCGTAGAGCAGGGCAAGAGCTGCCACAGCGTGGGTCAACTGGCTCTCGACCCCAGCCTTGTGCCCACCTTCCAGCTGACCCTCGTGCTGCGCCTGGACTCACGCCTCTGGCCCAAGATCCAGGGGTTGTTTAGCTCCGCCAACTCTCCCTTCGTCCCCGGCTTCAGCCAGTCCCTGACGCTGAGCACAGGCTTCCGAGTAATCAAAAAGAAGCTGTACAGCTCAGAGCAGCTGCTCATTGAGGAGTGTTGA